CTGGTGCCCATGGCGACTGAATGTACATACTAGTAGGTACAGAATCAAGTGACCCAGGTCATGTCACAGCGTCCCGGCGGGCGGTGTCTTGAGGCCGAACCGAAAAGGAGAATCACGATGGACCGCCACCCGCGTGACCGGCGACCGCGAAAGGAGCGGCTCTTGAGCGACCACGCCACGGAAACCTTCGTCGCCCACCGGAACCTGCTCTTCACCGTCGCCTACGAAATGCTCGGTTCGGCGGCCGACGCCGAGGACGTGCTCCAGGAAACCTGGCTGCGCTGGGTGAAGGTCGACCAGGCCGACGTGCGCGACGAGCGCGCCTACCTGGTCCGGATCACGACCCGGCTGGCGCTCAACCGGCTGCGCACGATGAAGCGCCGCAAGGAGGCCTACGTCGGCCCGTGGCTGCCCGAGCCGCTGCTCACCACGCCGGACGTGGCCGAGGACGTCGAGCTGGCCGAGAGCGTCTCGATGGCACTGATGCTCGTCCTCGAGACGCTCGCGCCGACCGAGCGGGCCGTGTTCGTGCTGCGCGAGGTCTTCGACGTCGGCTACGACGAAATCGCCGACGCCGTCGGCAAGACGCCCGCGGCCGTCCGGCAGATAGCGCACCGCGCGCGGCGGCACGTCGACGCGCGCCGCCCGCGCGAGACGGTCTCCGCGCGCGAAACCCGGGCAGTGCTGGATTCGTTCCGGCGCGCGCTGGAAGGCCGGGACCTGCAGGGCTTGCTCGACGTCCTCGCGCCCGACGTGGTCGTCGTCGGTGACGGCGGCGGGATCAAGCAGGCCGCGCTGCGCCCGGTTTCCGGTGCCGGCAAGGTGGTCCGCTTCATCCTCGGCGGCCTCGGCAAGACGACCGAGCGGATCACCGTCGACCCCACGACGGTCAACGGCAACCCGGGCTTCGTCGTGCGCCTGGACGGAGAGCTCGACGGCGTGATGGCGGTCCGGTTCGACGACGGCCGCATCTCCGGCCTCTACTACGTCCGCAACCCGGCGAAACTGACCCGCCTCGCGGCCGAAACCCCGCTCACCTTGCGCTGAAAGTAGCCCGCCGGGTGCGGTGAGTGACGATGAAACAGGTATGGAGTGAGGTACTTGTACGGGTGCGGCGCGGAGCCGCCGGGAGCACGCTCGGACGGGCCGTCGAAGACCGCGGGAGGTCCAAGCAGATGGTGCCCGGCCGGTCGCGTCCCCTCCTCCGGGTCGTCTCCCCCTCGGACGACCCGCTGCCGCGACCGGCCACTTCCGCCCGGTGAGGCCTGGGGGTTGCTTCCTCCGAGGGACTCCCGCCCGGTCGCATTGACCGCTCGTGACGTCCTCCCTACGGTTCAGTGGTGGGCAAGGCCGGTGCGGCGTGCGGGAGGGGAAACCTGCCTGCGGACACCACGAGTTTCGTGGGACGCAAGCGCGAAGTCGGCGAGGTGAAACACCTGCTGGCCGAGGCCCGGCTGGTGACCCTGACCGGCGTGGGCGGAGTCGGCAAGACGCGGCTGGCCGTGCAGACCGCGGCCGGGCTGTCCCGCGCGTTCCCCGACGGCGTCTGGCTGGCCGAGCTCGCCGGGCTCGAGGACCCGGCGCTCGTGGCGCACACCGTCCTGGAAGCGCTGGGCGTGCCCGACGAAACCGGCCGGCCGGCCGCGGTCCGGCTCGCCGGGCACGTGCGGGACCGGCGGCTGCTGGTGATCCTGGACAACTGCGAGCACCTCCTGGACGGCTGTGCGACGCTCGCGCACGACCTGCTGCGGGCCGCCCCCGGCCTCCGGCTGCTCGCGACCAGCCGGGAACGGCTCGCGCTGGCCGGCGAGCACCTCTGGCCGGTTTCCCCGTTGCCGCTGCCGGAACCCGGGTGCCCGCTGCCCGGCGGCGGCTGGCTGCGCTACCCGGCCCTGACGTTGTTCGCCGAACGCGCGGCCGCGGTCGTGCCGGGTTTCGCCGTCACGGCGGAGAATCAGGATCGCGTCGCCGAGGTGTGCCGCCTGCTGGCCGGCATCCCGCTGGCCATCGAGCTCGCGGCCGTGCGGCTGCGGGTCCTCACGCTGGCGGAGCTGGAAGCCGGGCTGGGCGACTGCTTCCGGCTGCCTGGAACGGTGAAACGCGGCGGAGAACCCCGCCACCAGACGCTGCTGGCCGCCATCGACTGGAGTTTCGCCTTGTGCGGCCCGGCCGAACGGCACCTGTGGGCCCGGGCGTCGGTGTTCGCCGGCGGCTTCGACCTGGCGGCGGCCGAGCGCGTCTGCGCCGGCGACGGGCTGCCCGTCGGCGAGCTGCCGGACCGGCTCGCCGGGCTGGTGGAGAAGTCCGTGCTGGTCCGGGAAACGGACGGCGACCGGCAACGGTTCCGGCTGCTGGAGCCGTTGCGGCAGTTCGGCCGCGACAAGCTGGCGGGGTCCGGGGAGACGGCGGCGGTCCGGCGGCGGATGCGGGACCACTACCTCGCCCTCGCCGTGCGGAGTGAACGCGCGTGGTTCGGCCCGGAGCAGGCGGGCATCTTCCGGCGCATGCGCCGGGAACACGCGAACCTGCGCGCGGCGCTGGACTACAGCCTGACGGTGCCGGGCGAGGTCGAGACCGGCCTCCGGCTCGCCTCGGCCCTGTGGTTCTACTGGGCGGGCTGCGGGGTGTTCGGCGAAGGCCGCCACTGGCTCGACCGCGCCCTCGCGCTCGCCGTCGAACCCGGCGAAGCACGAGCGAAAGCGTTGTGGGTCAACGGGTACGTCGCCACCGTGCAGGGCGACAAGGACGTGGCGGTCGCGATGCTGGAGGAATGCCGTGCCTACGCGCGGCGAGCCGGCGACGACGTCGCGCTGGCGTACGCGACCCACCGCCTCGGCTGCAACCTGCTGGTCGGAGACGACGTCGCCGACGCGAAGACCCTGCTCGAGGAAGCGCAGGCCCGCTACCGGCGGCTCGGCGAGCTCAACAGCACCGTGCTGCTGGCCGGCATCGAACTCGCCGTCGTGTCGGTCTTCCTCGGCGACCTCGACCGCGCCGCCGAACTGTGCGAAGAGGCGTGCGCGATCGGCGCGGCCCACGGCGAACAGTGGGCGCGCGCCTACGCGGCCTACGTCCAGGCCATGGTCGCGCTGGCACGCGGCGACCTCGACCGGGCGGCCGCGCACGGGCGCCACTGCCTGCGCGTCAAGAGCACGTTCCACGACCTGCTGGGCATCGTGCTCGCGATCGAGGTGCTGGCGTGGACCGAAGCCGCGCGCGAACACTGGGAACCGGCCGCGACGATGCTCGGGTCCGCCCGGCCGATCTGGGACGCGGTCGGCTTCCCGATGTTCGGCTCCCGGCACTTCGGCGCCCCGCACGGCGAATGCGTGACGCGGACCCGCCGCGCGCTGGGGGACGGCCCGTACGAAGCCGCCTTCCGGCGCGGCGCCGAACTCGGCTTGAAGGAGGCGATCGCCTACGCGCTCGGGGACGGCTGCGCGTCGCCGTCCCCGTCGCCGTCGCCGTCCCTGGAACGGCCGACACCGCTGACGGACCGGGAAGCGCAGGTCGCCGCCCTGATCGCGGACGGCCGGTCGAACCAGGAGATCGCCGACCGCCTGGTCATCTCCCGCCGCACCGCCGAGGGGCACGTGAACCGGATCCTGCGGAAGCTGGGTTTCGACTCGCGTGCGCAGGTGGCCGCGTGGGCGGCCAGGGCGTCGCGGGTGCCGTCGCCCTAGGCGTCCGGCCCGGTCTCGGCCCGCCTGCGCTTGTGGACTTGCTCATGATGATCGTGGTTGGGTTTCAAAATGCGGCTTCGCCGTGGCGTGGGAAATCGGCGCTCCTCGGGTTGCTTTCTCGTTGTGGTCGGCAGCGCCGATTCCCCACGCACCGAGCCTCGTCTGCCTTTCTCGTAGGTGTTCTGCTGCTGTGACAGGTTGGCTTTGGTGGTACCTGATCGTGTGATGACAGGTGTTCGATTGTCGGTATTCTTGAGTTATGGCCGAACATGCGATCTGGCAAGCTGATGCGGTGGCACTCGCCGACCGTCTCGGTGAGCTGTTCGCGTCGATACGGTCTGCTGAGGCTGAAGTTGGTGCGTTGGTGGTGGAGATCGAGCGGCGGGGTGTGCTGGAGCTGTTCGGCTACCGGTCCGTTCCCCGGCTCCTCGAGCATCTGGCGGATGTCCCGAAATCCTCGGCTGAGCGGATCGTGAAACGCGCCCGGGCCATCAACCCCAGCGTGAATCTCGATGGCACCCCGATTCCCGCCCTCGCCGTCGCCACGGGGGTTACGGCCCGGTCGGGGCGGTTGAGTAATCCGATGATCGACGTGATCGTCGGGGTGTTGCAGGACATCCCGCCCGAGCATCGTGAGGGCGCCGAGCAGCATCTGCTCACCTTTGCTGAGGAGGCCGGGCATCGGCAGGTCGCCGCCCTCGGCGCCCGGATCCTGGCCCACCTGGATCCCGACGGCGCCGAGCCGGACGACACCGAACCCGCCATCCCGACCCGGGAACTGTCGTTGCGGCGCAGGAGAACCGGGATGTGGGAGTTCAGCGGCAAACTGGATGACGAGACCGGTGCCCGCGCCAGTGCCCTGCTGGACTCTCTCGCGCAGCGTCGCACCACCGACGAGGGCCCCGACTTACGCTCGCCGCAGGAACGTTACGGTGATGCGTTCTCCGACGCGATCGACCTGGCGTTGAATTCTCCGGAGTTGCCGAGGCAGGCCGGTGAACGAGCGCACGTCATGGTTACGGTCTCGCTGGAGGACTTGAAGTCCGGGGTGGGCACCGCGCTCCTCGGTGATGTCGGGACGATTTCGGCGGCGGAGGCGCGGTTGCATGCCTGTGACTGCAACATCATCCCCGCGGTGCTCGGTGCGAAGAGCGAACCGCTCGACCTGGGGCGCTTGCGTCGCCTGGTCAACCCGGGACTCCGCCACGCTCTGTATCTGCGTGACCGGGGCTGTGCGTTTCCTGGGTGTCATCGGCCGCCGCGACACTGTCAGGGGCATCATCTTCGTCATTGGGCGGATGGTGGTCCGACAGAGCTGGGGAATCTGGTGCTGACGTGCGCTCACCACCACAGGCTGTTGCATCGCTCCGGGTGGGAAGTCCGCATGGCCGCCGACG
This window of the Amycolatopsis balhimycina FH 1894 genome carries:
- a CDS encoding RNA polymerase sigma-70 factor, translated to MDRHPRDRRPRKERLLSDHATETFVAHRNLLFTVAYEMLGSAADAEDVLQETWLRWVKVDQADVRDERAYLVRITTRLALNRLRTMKRRKEAYVGPWLPEPLLTTPDVAEDVELAESVSMALMLVLETLAPTERAVFVLREVFDVGYDEIADAVGKTPAAVRQIAHRARRHVDARRPRETVSARETRAVLDSFRRALEGRDLQGLLDVLAPDVVVVGDGGGIKQAALRPVSGAGKVVRFILGGLGKTTERITVDPTTVNGNPGFVVRLDGELDGVMAVRFDDGRISGLYYVRNPAKLTRLAAETPLTLR
- a CDS encoding ATP-binding protein translates to MGRKREVGEVKHLLAEARLVTLTGVGGVGKTRLAVQTAAGLSRAFPDGVWLAELAGLEDPALVAHTVLEALGVPDETGRPAAVRLAGHVRDRRLLVILDNCEHLLDGCATLAHDLLRAAPGLRLLATSRERLALAGEHLWPVSPLPLPEPGCPLPGGGWLRYPALTLFAERAAAVVPGFAVTAENQDRVAEVCRLLAGIPLAIELAAVRLRVLTLAELEAGLGDCFRLPGTVKRGGEPRHQTLLAAIDWSFALCGPAERHLWARASVFAGGFDLAAAERVCAGDGLPVGELPDRLAGLVEKSVLVRETDGDRQRFRLLEPLRQFGRDKLAGSGETAAVRRRMRDHYLALAVRSERAWFGPEQAGIFRRMRREHANLRAALDYSLTVPGEVETGLRLASALWFYWAGCGVFGEGRHWLDRALALAVEPGEARAKALWVNGYVATVQGDKDVAVAMLEECRAYARRAGDDVALAYATHRLGCNLLVGDDVADAKTLLEEAQARYRRLGELNSTVLLAGIELAVVSVFLGDLDRAAELCEEACAIGAAHGEQWARAYAAYVQAMVALARGDLDRAAAHGRHCLRVKSTFHDLLGIVLAIEVLAWTEAAREHWEPAATMLGSARPIWDAVGFPMFGSRHFGAPHGECVTRTRRALGDGPYEAAFRRGAELGLKEAIAYALGDGCASPSPSPSPSLERPTPLTDREAQVAALIADGRSNQEIADRLVISRRTAEGHVNRILRKLGFDSRAQVAAWAARASRVPSP
- a CDS encoding HNH endonuclease signature motif containing protein is translated as MAEHAIWQADAVALADRLGELFASIRSAEAEVGALVVEIERRGVLELFGYRSVPRLLEHLADVPKSSAERIVKRARAINPSVNLDGTPIPALAVATGVTARSGRLSNPMIDVIVGVLQDIPPEHREGAEQHLLTFAEEAGHRQVAALGARILAHLDPDGAEPDDTEPAIPTRELSLRRRRTGMWEFSGKLDDETGARASALLDSLAQRRTTDEGPDLRSPQERYGDAFSDAIDLALNSPELPRQAGERAHVMVTVSLEDLKSGVGTALLGDVGTISAAEARLHACDCNIIPAVLGAKSEPLDLGRLRRLVNPGLRHALYLRDRGCAFPGCHRPPRHCQGHHLRHWADGGPTELGNLVLTCAHHHRLLHRSGWEVRMAADGLPEFLPPVFLDKRRKPRRNNLHQPLPVAA